A portion of the Leptospira congkakensis genome contains these proteins:
- a CDS encoding DUF547 domain-containing protein, whose protein sequence is MKQFFLVFLCVGLWQGASAQGFDHKHSVWDSIVKKYVKNGLVSYKGIQSDDVSFRQYLENLSKVTEAQYQGFNEKEKLSFLINAYNAFTVKLILDHYPIESITEIGSPFSKINLARGIPWKKEFFSLLGKSRHLDWIEHEKLRKDFNEPRIHFAIVCASIGCPNLVSEAYTAVNLEKQLQSAKLGFLKNPKKNYYDKTTNTLYLSKIFNWFQTDFTKKTTLIQYLQEGFDETIKPDAKIAYNEYNWDLNELK, encoded by the coding sequence ATGAAACAATTTTTTCTTGTTTTCCTTTGTGTTGGTTTATGGCAAGGGGCTTCTGCCCAAGGATTCGATCATAAACATAGTGTTTGGGACTCAATTGTTAAAAAGTATGTAAAAAACGGACTTGTTTCTTATAAAGGAATTCAGTCTGATGATGTTTCTTTTCGTCAGTATTTAGAAAATCTTTCTAAAGTCACTGAGGCGCAATACCAAGGTTTCAATGAAAAAGAAAAACTTAGTTTTTTAATCAACGCTTACAATGCCTTCACTGTGAAACTGATTTTGGACCACTACCCAATAGAAAGTATTACAGAAATTGGATCTCCTTTTTCTAAAATCAATCTCGCACGAGGAATTCCTTGGAAAAAAGAATTCTTTTCGCTTCTTGGAAAGTCCAGACATTTGGATTGGATTGAACATGAAAAATTAAGAAAGGATTTTAATGAACCGAGAATCCATTTTGCAATTGTTTGTGCTTCCATTGGTTGTCCAAACTTAGTTTCAGAAGCTTACACCGCAGTTAATTTAGAAAAACAACTCCAATCAGCCAAACTTGGGTTCTTAAAAAATCCAAAGAAAAATTATTATGACAAAACAACGAACACTTTGTACTTAAGTAAAATTTTTAACTGGTTCCAAACGGATTTTACTAAAAAAACAACTCTCATTCAATATTTGCAAGAAGGGTTTGACGAAACCATCAAACCGGATGCTAAAATTGCTTATAATGAATACAATTGGGATTTAAACGAATTAAAATAA
- a CDS encoding OsmC family protein: MNIKLSRIESPYVLEATNESGNSIRIDASPEIGGKNSGPRPMELLIMGLAGCSSIDVLMILAKHRIEVKDYSVEVDADREKVEEANLFKNIHLKFKIAGEFKEEQVKRAIDLSLEKYCSVAKTLEKTAKITYEFELV; this comes from the coding sequence ATGAACATCAAACTGAGTCGAATTGAATCCCCTTATGTTTTAGAAGCAACGAATGAATCCGGTAATTCCATTCGGATTGACGCATCGCCTGAAATAGGTGGCAAAAATTCTGGGCCAAGGCCTATGGAACTTTTGATTATGGGACTTGCTGGATGCAGTAGCATTGATGTTCTGATGATTTTAGCTAAACATAGAATCGAAGTCAAAGACTACTCAGTAGAAGTAGATGCCGATAGAGAAAAAGTAGAAGAAGCAAATTTATTTAAAAACATCCATTTGAAATTTAAAATCGCGGGTGAATTCAAAGAAGAACAAGTAAAACGTGCGATTGATCTCAGTTTAGAAAAATACTGTTCTGTTGCCAAAACACTCGAAAAAACTGCAAAAATCACTTACGAATTTGAGTTAGTTTAA
- a CDS encoding peroxiredoxin, translating to MALRLGDEAPNFQAETSEGKIDFHEYLGQGWGILFSHPKDYTPVCTTELGYVAKIKPEFEKRNVKVIALSVDPVDSHKGWISDINETQATTVNYPIIADADRKVSNLYDMIHPNASETTTVRSVFVVGPDKKVKLTLTYPASTGRNFDELLRVIDSLQLTSQFSVATPANWKDGEDTIIVPSVSDEDAKKKFPKGFKTIKPYLRYTPQPNK from the coding sequence ATGGCACTACGTTTAGGCGACGAAGCACCCAATTTCCAAGCAGAAACTTCGGAAGGCAAAATTGACTTTCATGAATATTTAGGACAAGGATGGGGGATTTTATTTTCTCACCCGAAAGACTACACTCCAGTTTGTACAACAGAACTCGGATACGTAGCAAAAATCAAACCAGAGTTCGAAAAACGAAATGTAAAAGTGATCGCACTTTCTGTTGACCCTGTTGACAGCCATAAAGGTTGGATCTCTGATATCAACGAAACACAAGCCACTACTGTCAATTATCCTATCATTGCAGATGCAGATCGTAAGGTATCCAATCTTTATGATATGATCCACCCCAATGCAAGCGAGACTACTACAGTTCGTTCTGTATTTGTTGTTGGACCTGACAAAAAAGTGAAACTAACTCTTACTTACCCTGCTTCTACTGGAAGAAATTTTGATGAACTTTTACGAGTGATTGATTCTCTACAACTCACTTCTCAGTTCAGCGTGGCAACTCCTGCGAACTGGAAAGACGGAGAAGACACAATCATCGTTCCATCAGTTTCTGATGAAGATGCAAAGAAAAAATTCCCTAAGGGATTTAAAACCATCAAACCTTATTTACGTTACACTCCACAACCAAATAAGTAA
- a CDS encoding adenylate/guanylate cyclase domain-containing protein produces the protein MIRSGLTVVWKILSEGIRAKLAWFTGTLIALTILLLSIITVRQQTAILSESYEKQAAVSKNFIASLVMEIENISQNLIRIEEFKSRIERQRVELKKYRTAKVVTQKKTVSVFGFQTNLFGSLGTSKVVKKVDSFFSVYLTKDDVDVLEKEIRQQLREASNRNISEREWNTLVHLASSYVRNEEKYLETQKQTPPEDPEEKNNWETNVKNLKKEIRNHKSQLDLFIAKFYADSKKRKLEELGLDTQLFRIQTFPLSAMIQGETSVASFDTQIIDNTSPLAKIDQFDQMEESLVESFQRLSNDISSLDENEKQYVYEWQDREIQALHSPLFRHQNSTKRAFNLSSVKSSLGDYREVIKEDYRITNELTELIPKLRERIEFLKNAKPPIPPAKDKLFTSFYKSYNELIGARDQIFDEVTNNYPIPAEDWEKIEALRSLRDVTLEDWILMKFKTDPTEYERYYQDPDAREIQRNRWRAIRKWISSAEQETPTKELKKLFPDGSFGHSRSESEELMWKLDRTHLVKAENVPNLVLRDNFSGLIRTLVDRTDGIRAIKDNRNQIVFTAITICLVAIVFAIFISGVVVQKIRKIIRSAEDVGQGNLHVHFDDGGNDEFGNLTVALNQMVSGLKDREKMRGVLGSMVDPVVVGEALKDLEKLKQGSEKIITAFFSDIAGFSAISEKLNSKELANLLNEYLSAMTIILKHHDGVLDKYIGDAIVGVFNAPLDVENHCLKAVSASVEMRDKLEVLKKGWKEENKYIPEAHTMKFRVGLNMGYAKVGFMGTDALASYTMMGDTVNLAARLEAAGKDYGVCILVSEFVQDEIKEHFFTRKLDIVRVKGKTKPVTLYEVRAKKGDETGEDHQFVEAYESALFSYLNRKFEEAGKKFYTLLTTNGDEACKLLWERCQYYLETPPEPDWDGAFTRTKK, from the coding sequence ATGATCCGATCTGGACTCACTGTTGTCTGGAAAATTCTTTCCGAAGGAATTAGAGCCAAACTTGCTTGGTTCACAGGAACGCTAATCGCCTTAACCATCCTATTACTTTCCATCATCACCGTTCGCCAACAAACGGCAATCCTTTCCGAAAGTTATGAAAAACAAGCCGCTGTATCCAAAAACTTTATCGCAAGTTTGGTAATGGAGATTGAGAATATATCGCAAAACTTAATCCGAATTGAAGAATTTAAATCAAGGATCGAAAGGCAACGTGTTGAACTTAAAAAATACCGAACTGCCAAAGTAGTCACACAGAAAAAAACTGTTTCTGTTTTTGGATTCCAAACCAATTTATTCGGATCTCTAGGAACATCCAAAGTAGTAAAAAAAGTAGATTCGTTTTTTTCCGTTTATCTCACAAAAGATGATGTAGATGTTTTAGAAAAAGAAATTCGCCAACAACTAAGGGAGGCATCCAACAGAAACATTAGCGAAAGAGAATGGAACACACTAGTCCACCTTGCCTCTTCTTATGTGCGCAATGAAGAAAAATATTTAGAGACCCAAAAACAAACTCCTCCGGAAGACCCAGAAGAAAAAAACAATTGGGAAACAAATGTTAAAAACCTAAAAAAGGAAATTCGAAATCATAAATCGCAATTGGATCTATTCATTGCGAAATTTTATGCTGATTCTAAAAAAAGAAAACTAGAAGAGCTGGGTCTTGATACTCAACTTTTCCGAATCCAAACTTTTCCTCTTTCCGCAATGATCCAAGGAGAAACTTCTGTTGCTTCCTTTGATACACAAATCATAGACAACACTTCTCCATTGGCAAAAATCGATCAATTTGACCAAATGGAAGAAAGCCTCGTGGAGTCTTTCCAACGTCTTTCGAATGATATTTCTTCTTTAGATGAAAACGAAAAACAATATGTTTACGAATGGCAAGACAGGGAAATCCAAGCCCTCCACTCTCCTCTATTCCGTCATCAGAATTCGACAAAAAGAGCATTTAACCTAAGTAGCGTTAAATCTAGCTTAGGGGATTATAGAGAAGTCATTAAGGAAGATTATCGTATCACCAATGAACTAACAGAACTGATACCAAAGTTAAGAGAACGCATTGAGTTTTTAAAAAACGCAAAACCTCCAATCCCACCTGCAAAAGATAAACTATTCACAAGTTTTTATAAATCTTATAACGAACTCATTGGTGCGAGAGATCAAATCTTTGATGAAGTAACAAACAATTATCCAATTCCGGCAGAAGATTGGGAAAAAATTGAGGCTTTACGGAGTTTACGAGATGTAACTTTGGAAGATTGGATTTTGATGAAATTCAAAACGGATCCTACCGAATACGAACGTTATTACCAAGATCCGGATGCCAGAGAAATCCAAAGAAATCGTTGGCGGGCAATTCGTAAGTGGATTAGTTCTGCCGAACAAGAAACACCCACAAAAGAATTAAAAAAACTTTTCCCTGATGGAAGTTTTGGTCATTCCCGAAGTGAATCGGAAGAGCTCATGTGGAAATTAGATCGAACCCATCTTGTAAAAGCTGAAAATGTTCCAAACCTTGTCCTGCGAGATAACTTTTCGGGTCTCATCCGTACCCTTGTGGACAGAACGGACGGAATTCGAGCCATCAAAGACAATCGAAATCAAATTGTATTCACAGCCATTACGATCTGTCTTGTGGCAATTGTATTTGCTATTTTTATCTCTGGTGTGGTGGTTCAAAAAATTCGTAAGATCATTCGTAGTGCTGAAGATGTAGGCCAAGGGAATCTTCATGTTCATTTTGATGATGGTGGGAATGATGAATTTGGAAACCTTACCGTAGCACTCAACCAGATGGTGTCGGGTTTAAAAGATCGTGAAAAAATGCGCGGTGTTCTTGGTAGTATGGTGGATCCTGTGGTAGTGGGAGAAGCTCTCAAAGATTTAGAAAAACTAAAACAAGGAAGTGAAAAAATAATCACTGCTTTCTTTTCTGATATCGCTGGTTTTAGTGCTATTTCTGAAAAACTAAATTCAAAAGAACTGGCAAATCTTCTCAACGAATACTTATCTGCCATGACCATCATCCTCAAACATCATGATGGGGTTTTGGATAAATACATTGGTGATGCCATTGTTGGTGTTTTTAATGCACCACTGGATGTAGAAAATCATTGTTTAAAAGCAGTTTCTGCCAGTGTAGAAATGCGAGACAAACTTGAAGTTTTGAAAAAAGGATGGAAGGAAGAAAATAAATACATCCCAGAAGCCCATACTATGAAGTTCCGCGTTGGACTAAACATGGGTTATGCGAAAGTGGGATTTATGGGAACCGATGCTTTGGCCTCTTATACCATGATGGGTGATACCGTCAACTTGGCGGCGAGACTGGAAGCGGCAGGAAAAGATTATGGAGTTTGTATTTTGGTTTCGGAGTTTGTCCAAGATGAAATCAAAGAACATTTTTTCACAAGGAAATTGGACATTGTGCGGGTGAAGGGAAAAACAAAACCGGTCACTCTCTATGAAGTTCGTGCCAAAAAAGGAGATGAAACTGGCGAAGACCATCAATTTGTGGAAGCCTATGAATCTGCCCTTTTCTCGTATTTGAACCGTAAATTTGAGGAAGCCGGGAAAAAATTCTATACCCTTCTCACCACAAACGGCGACGAAGCCTGCAAACTCCTTTGGGAAAGATGCCAGTATTACCTCGAAACTCCTCCAGAACCGGACTGGGACGGTGCCTTCACTCGGACGAAAAAGTAG
- the sthA gene encoding Si-specific NAD(P)(+) transhydrogenase, with protein MSINRFDLLAIGGGPAAQKAAIQASKMGKKAAIIEKDPYLGGGCVHYGTIPSKSLQETSRFYRNLKLSKLHGLQSPQTATLTLQELMFRADTVIEKEEDVTREQMIENRVTTLTGWGQIIDPHHVEVTDSAGRKKVYETENILIATGSSPRRPTNENIPFEDGLVYDSDGLFAMKKMPTSLAVVGAGIIGSEYATIFSHIGVQVHLFDSQNRILGFLDEDISNEMTRIMQQSGISIHVDSSITNYKKLPNEEGYELTTNKGEVVRVNQVLISRGRLGNVDNLGLESVGIIPNDRKQILVNENYQTNISNIYACGDVIGFPSLASVSMYQGAYVAKHMFGHPSVPVDAEEFPIGIYTLPEIATIGPTEEALKARGVSYGVGMAKFDTITRAQISGDQVGLLKILFDKQTRRVLGVHIISDKATELIALGQCVVNLKAPIEYFTEHIFNYPTMIGAYKNAANDALLREK; from the coding sequence ATGTCCATCAATCGTTTTGATTTACTCGCCATCGGGGGCGGTCCTGCCGCACAAAAAGCTGCTATCCAAGCAAGCAAAATGGGAAAAAAAGCAGCCATCATTGAAAAAGACCCTTACTTGGGTGGTGGTTGTGTCCATTACGGAACCATCCCTTCCAAATCCTTACAAGAAACAAGTCGGTTCTACCGGAACCTAAAGTTGTCCAAACTACATGGACTCCAATCTCCGCAAACGGCAACACTCACTTTGCAAGAGCTTATGTTTCGTGCAGACACAGTGATTGAAAAAGAAGAAGATGTCACTCGGGAACAAATGATTGAAAACCGTGTCACTACACTCACGGGTTGGGGACAAATCATTGATCCTCATCACGTAGAAGTAACCGATTCTGCAGGAAGAAAAAAAGTCTACGAAACAGAGAACATCCTAATTGCTACAGGGAGTAGCCCACGTAGACCCACAAATGAAAACATCCCTTTTGAAGATGGGTTGGTTTACGATAGCGATGGGCTCTTTGCTATGAAAAAGATGCCTACTTCTCTGGCTGTTGTGGGAGCAGGGATCATTGGTTCCGAATACGCTACCATCTTTTCTCATATTGGAGTTCAAGTTCATCTCTTTGATTCACAAAATAGGATTCTTGGGTTTTTGGATGAAGATATATCCAATGAAATGACTCGTATCATGCAACAATCAGGGATTTCTATCCATGTTGATTCTTCTATCACAAACTATAAAAAACTCCCCAATGAGGAAGGATACGAACTCACAACTAACAAAGGTGAAGTGGTTCGTGTCAACCAAGTCTTGATCTCTCGTGGTCGATTAGGGAATGTCGACAATTTGGGACTGGAATCTGTTGGTATCATCCCCAATGACAGAAAACAAATTTTAGTGAACGAAAATTACCAAACCAATATTTCCAATATTTATGCCTGTGGTGATGTGATTGGATTTCCTAGTTTGGCTTCCGTGTCTATGTACCAAGGAGCTTATGTCGCAAAACATATGTTTGGTCATCCTTCAGTTCCTGTAGATGCAGAAGAGTTCCCAATTGGAATTTATACATTACCAGAAATCGCAACCATTGGACCTACCGAAGAAGCACTCAAAGCCCGAGGGGTTTCTTATGGAGTGGGAATGGCAAAGTTCGATACCATCACTCGTGCCCAAATCAGCGGAGACCAAGTAGGACTTTTAAAAATCCTTTTCGATAAACAAACAAGAAGAGTGTTGGGAGTGCATATCATTTCCGACAAAGCGACTGAGCTCATTGCCCTTGGACAATGTGTGGTGAATCTCAAGGCACCCATTGAGTACTTCACCGAACACATTTTTAACTATCCAACCATGATTGGAGCTTATAAAAATGCTGCGAATGATGCCCTTTTAAGAGAAAAATAA
- a CDS encoding RNA polymerase sigma factor, whose amino-acid sequence MSQIYERSHKRIYDFLYKYTQNADTAMDLMQDSFLSFHKHYGDAGLSEEKSVMVLYTIARNLSINYAKKFSTTREIVSDEIEFHSHNPKLETKAEYQDLEDRLYSFLVELSEEERSALLLKNVEGFQLVQIAEVLGVSVSTASRLVIKATEKVLAIAKRENLVPD is encoded by the coding sequence ATGAGTCAAATTTATGAAAGAAGCCATAAACGTATTTATGACTTCCTCTACAAGTACACTCAAAATGCGGACACGGCAATGGATTTGATGCAAGACAGCTTTCTCAGTTTCCATAAGCACTACGGCGATGCCGGTCTCTCGGAAGAGAAGTCCGTCATGGTTTTATATACAATTGCCCGCAATTTGTCGATTAATTATGCTAAAAAGTTTTCTACAACAAGAGAGATTGTTTCTGATGAAATCGAATTTCATAGCCACAATCCCAAATTAGAAACGAAAGCAGAATATCAGGACTTAGAAGACAGACTTTATTCTTTTTTAGTTGAGCTGTCGGAAGAGGAACGTTCTGCTTTGTTGCTTAAAAATGTGGAAGGATTTCAGCTGGTGCAAATCGCTGAGGTTTTAGGAGTTTCGGTTTCTACTGCTTCTCGTTTGGTCATTAAGGCCACGGAGAAGGTGTTAGCCATCGCTAAGAGAGAAAACTTGGTACCGGATTAG
- a CDS encoding FecR family protein, with amino-acid sequence MNEFDKQHTIAKWEELLRKPSKVTESREFPSWETVSKRSIQFEYNPKSDSDSKVVSFFRKPLGLAVVGGSVLSLAATLFFVFLLNPSQSNQADLAVAPAAAKTSQEISSPLKVIVSSVKGKVSVLPEGSSKPVPLVKDYQLASGDVVITDGSSQIDLDFETGSWMRITPNSEVVMDLIEKTSEAQSQKFSVKKGKLFASVSKLSKDSQFVVQAGEHLTQVRGTVFSVQFDGQTEVVAVREGSVAVGDLILNAKQQTAVKLGEPVAVVASAVNAKEEKELKAFQTQTILARESKLYEEHARLELVRLEDGTEYRGVILGQSETHLHFQGLEGLIEIPIQKILETEKIR; translated from the coding sequence ATGAACGAATTTGATAAGCAACATACAATCGCTAAATGGGAAGAGCTATTACGTAAACCTTCAAAGGTTACGGAATCCAGAGAATTCCCATCTTGGGAAACCGTTTCCAAGCGAAGCATTCAATTCGAATACAATCCAAAGTCTGATTCAGATTCTAAGGTAGTCTCTTTTTTCCGCAAACCTTTGGGACTTGCCGTTGTAGGTGGATCCGTTCTTTCTCTTGCTGCTACTCTATTTTTTGTTTTTTTACTGAATCCTTCTCAATCGAACCAAGCAGACCTGGCAGTGGCTCCCGCTGCTGCTAAAACATCACAAGAGATCAGTTCTCCTTTAAAAGTCATCGTTTCCTCGGTCAAAGGAAAGGTTTCTGTCCTCCCAGAAGGGAGTTCAAAACCGGTTCCTCTTGTTAAAGATTACCAATTGGCCTCCGGGGATGTAGTCATTACAGATGGATCCTCACAAATTGATTTAGATTTTGAAACGGGATCTTGGATGCGAATCACTCCAAATTCAGAAGTGGTTATGGACTTAATTGAAAAAACTAGTGAGGCCCAATCACAAAAGTTTTCTGTCAAAAAAGGTAAGTTATTTGCTTCTGTTTCCAAACTATCTAAAGACAGCCAGTTTGTCGTCCAAGCCGGCGAGCACCTTACGCAAGTTAGAGGAACTGTTTTTAGTGTCCAATTTGATGGGCAGACCGAGGTGGTTGCCGTTCGAGAGGGTTCTGTTGCCGTAGGAGATCTTATTTTAAATGCAAAACAACAAACGGCTGTAAAACTGGGGGAACCAGTTGCTGTCGTTGCCTCAGCTGTGAATGCGAAAGAAGAGAAGGAACTCAAGGCCTTTCAAACGCAAACGATACTTGCTCGTGAGTCAAAACTGTACGAAGAACATGCAAGATTAGAACTTGTACGATTGGAAGATGGAACAGAATACCGAGGTGTGATCCTTGGACAGTCAGAAACACATCTTCACTTCCAAGGATTGGAAGGTTTGATTGAAATTCCGATCCAGAAGATTTTAGAAACAGAAAAAATCCGTTAA
- a CDS encoding S8 family serine peptidase — MMMKNNKHLIPKFASLMVAVFAITNILVSEPILETYRKSLEASVDSSNLTNQKKPLFVPNEIVIKFKKQIPNSELSTQTSRLGFRPGIKNERGHFVTGKIMDGESVETAVARAKNDPNVEYAEPKYLYYKYASAPNDPGFGNLWALNNSGQVISSPSYSPNQGTSGKKDMDVLGAWDVTTSCSNTIIAVLDTGVTYTHEDLVGNMWNGASCVDHDNNAIGGGCPNHGWDYASSDNDPKDEDGHGTHVSATIGAVGNNNKGISGVCQSAKIMAVRVLGLQGGTNDAIAQGIRFAVNNGAKVINMSLGGPAFSQTMLDAIEYARINDVLIVAAAGNSNLNLNTLNNDSYPCEYDKDNILCIAAVDQNFNRATFSNYNAHNTAASRTVDFGAPGTNIYSGYGNEVSYNENSTSYAGWQISTTTGSTWLNTSCLTNNYKMLTNPNCTLPNYIFNSSPVTVSNLNANTNSIVYRNFTIPSGSTRVTLSHYVVNYGNRWTSSICYDYMQVRYSSNTGVPTTTLQLYDSNYGAMKTDLCNDGQYIFESHPDDTLILTNCIGGGTNCTVGYRMSTDGSGNYPGGFVTDVYLSAWAPSDTAYSNLNGTSMAAPNVSGVAALIRSYNGTTFTYQDVITKLIEGGVAATDISTITRYGKTINANASIKHLKQVTGVTAVLQ, encoded by the coding sequence ATGATGATGAAAAATAACAAACATTTGATTCCAAAATTTGCATCTCTCATGGTCGCAGTTTTTGCGATCACAAATATTCTTGTTTCTGAACCTATATTAGAAACATACCGGAAAAGTTTAGAAGCGTCCGTGGATTCTTCAAATTTGACCAATCAAAAAAAACCTTTATTTGTTCCTAATGAAATCGTAATTAAATTCAAAAAGCAGATTCCAAATTCGGAACTATCCACACAAACCTCTCGTTTGGGATTCCGACCAGGAATTAAAAATGAAAGGGGACATTTTGTCACAGGTAAAATTATGGATGGCGAGTCCGTTGAAACGGCTGTGGCTCGTGCGAAAAATGATCCAAATGTAGAATATGCTGAGCCAAAATATCTTTATTATAAATATGCCAGCGCACCAAACGATCCAGGATTTGGGAATTTATGGGCCTTAAACAATTCTGGCCAAGTGATTTCTTCTCCAAGTTACTCTCCTAATCAAGGGACTTCTGGTAAAAAAGATATGGATGTGTTAGGTGCTTGGGATGTAACTACCTCTTGCTCCAATACCATCATTGCTGTTCTTGATACAGGTGTGACTTACACCCACGAAGACCTTGTAGGGAATATGTGGAATGGGGCAAGCTGTGTTGACCATGATAACAATGCAATAGGTGGTGGTTGCCCTAATCATGGGTGGGACTATGCAAGTTCCGATAATGATCCAAAAGATGAAGATGGTCATGGCACCCACGTTTCTGCAACTATTGGAGCAGTTGGAAATAACAACAAAGGAATTTCAGGAGTCTGCCAAAGTGCTAAAATAATGGCGGTTCGAGTGTTAGGTCTCCAAGGTGGAACTAACGATGCTATTGCACAAGGCATTCGATTTGCTGTTAATAATGGAGCTAAAGTCATCAATATGAGTTTAGGTGGCCCTGCCTTTTCACAAACCATGTTAGATGCTATTGAATACGCTCGTATCAATGATGTATTGATTGTTGCTGCCGCAGGAAATTCCAATTTAAATCTAAATACACTGAATAACGATTCATACCCTTGCGAATACGATAAGGATAATATACTTTGTATTGCAGCGGTAGATCAAAACTTTAATAGAGCCACTTTTTCTAATTATAATGCCCATAACACGGCAGCTAGTCGTACCGTAGATTTTGGTGCTCCAGGAACAAACATTTACAGCGGGTATGGTAATGAAGTTTCGTATAATGAAAATTCAACTAGTTATGCTGGCTGGCAGATTTCAACAACCACGGGAAGCACATGGCTTAATACAAGTTGCTTAACCAATAATTACAAAATGCTGACAAACCCAAACTGTACTTTACCGAATTATATATTTAATAGTTCGCCTGTAACTGTTTCGAATCTTAACGCTAACACAAATAGTATAGTATATAGGAATTTTACAATCCCGAGTGGGTCTACAAGAGTTACTCTTTCGCATTATGTTGTGAATTATGGAAATCGTTGGACAAGTAGCATTTGCTACGACTATATGCAGGTTCGATATTCTTCAAATACTGGTGTTCCCACAACTACATTGCAGTTATATGATAGCAATTATGGTGCAATGAAAACTGATTTATGTAACGATGGGCAATATATTTTTGAGAGCCACCCTGATGATACATTAATTCTAACGAACTGTATTGGCGGCGGTACAAACTGCACTGTAGGATACCGAATGTCAACGGATGGTTCTGGTAATTACCCTGGTGGATTTGTTACTGACGTTTATCTTTCTGCTTGGGCACCTTCAGACACTGCTTATTCAAATCTTAACGGAACATCTATGGCAGCGCCAAATGTCTCTGGAGTAGCAGCACTGATCAGATCTTATAATGGTACAACTTTTACTTACCAAGACGTGATCACAAAGCTTATTGAAGGTGGAGTGGCGGCAACAGATATTAGTACAATCACAAGGTACGGAAAAACCATCAATGCTAATGCTTCCATAAAACACCTCAAACAAGTCACTGGAGTTACCGCTGTTTTACAATAA